In Magnetospirillum sp. XM-1, a single window of DNA contains:
- a CDS encoding IS91 family transposase, translating to MAAMAGGLEVADVFRRFGSAWRAAQDGHLDRGRRRVMAAIEACRTAQLGGHSESCGACGLVRIAYNSCRNRHCPKCQGLARAQWLADRQAELLPVPYFHVVFTVPAEIAAIAFHNKAVVYDILFKATAETLRTIAADPRHLGAEPGFVAVLHTWGQALQHHPHLHCVVPAGGLSPDGSRWVACRPGFFLPVRVLSRLFRRLFLAQMTAAFLAGKLAFFSDLAALAEPAAFARHLAPLRKTDWVVYAKRPFGGPEQVLAYLGRYTHRVAIANSRLVEIADGSVRFRWKDYRHHDKQKVMTLQPGEFIRRFLLHVLPDGFHRIRHYGFLANGQRAAKLENCRRLLAVPAPATVTAGTPDDYRDRHHRLTGHDLRRCPCCGGTMAPLGAIPRSPAGHAAYRIDTS from the coding sequence ATGGCAGCCATGGCCGGGGGACTGGAGGTGGCGGACGTGTTCCGCCGCTTCGGCAGTGCATGGCGGGCTGCCCAGGATGGACATCTCGACCGCGGCCGCCGCCGGGTGATGGCCGCCATCGAGGCTTGCCGAACGGCGCAATTGGGCGGCCATAGCGAGTCCTGTGGTGCGTGCGGGCTGGTGCGCATCGCCTACAATTCCTGCCGCAACCGGCATTGTCCCAAATGCCAGGGGCTGGCACGCGCCCAGTGGCTGGCCGACCGCCAAGCCGAGTTGCTGCCGGTGCCATACTTCCACGTCGTCTTCACCGTGCCGGCCGAGATCGCCGCCATTGCCTTCCACAACAAGGCGGTGGTCTACGACATCCTGTTCAAGGCGACAGCCGAGACACTGCGCACCATCGCCGCCGATCCCAGGCATCTCGGCGCCGAACCCGGTTTCGTCGCCGTGCTGCACACCTGGGGACAGGCGCTCCAGCACCATCCCCATCTCCATTGCGTGGTGCCGGCCGGCGGCCTGTCGCCGGACGGAAGCCGCTGGGTCGCCTGCCGTCCGGGCTTCTTCCTGCCGGTGCGTGTGCTGTCCCGGTTGTTCCGCCGCTTGTTTCTGGCCCAAATGACGGCGGCGTTCCTGGCGGGCAAGCTCGCCTTCTTCTCCGACCTCGCAGCCCTCGCCGAGCCGGCCGCCTTTGCCCGCCATCTGGCGCCGCTGCGCAAAACCGACTGGGTGGTCTACGCCAAACGCCCATTCGGCGGCCCCGAGCAGGTGCTGGCCTATCTCGGCCGCTACACCCACCGCGTTGCCATCGCCAACAGCCGCCTGGTCGAGATCGCGGACGGCTCGGTCCGTTTCCGCTGGAAAGACTATCGTCATCACGACAAGCAGAAGGTGATGACGCTGCAGCCCGGCGAATTCATCCGCCGCTTCCTGCTCCACGTCTTGCCCGACGGCTTCCACCGCATCCGTCATTACGGATTCCTCGCCAACGGCCAGCGGGCGGCCAAGCTGGAAAACTGCCGTCGCCTGCTGGCCGTGCCGGCGCCGGCAACGGTCACGGCGGGGACGCCCGACGACTACCGCGACCGCCATCACCGCCTCACCGGCCACGACCTCCGCCGCTGCCCATGCTGCGGCGGCACTATGGCGCCGCTCGGCGCCATCCCTCGATCACCGGCCGGCCATGCCGCCTACCGGATCGACACGTCATGA
- a CDS encoding IS630 family transposase (programmed frameshift), with protein MTRPLSVDLRDRVARYVLAGHSRRQAASVFNISVSSAVRYVAQYLSSGTVAPKRQGGDRRSKLGDHRAYVLLRVKQVPDISLADLTKELAERGVQIHLSNLARFLRAQGLTYKKKTLVASEQMRPDVRLLREEWIKGRQPLMRRQAHRLVFLDETGTNTKMTRLRGRSPKGARLKAAVPFGHWKTETFIAGLRHDGLVAPFVINCPMNRKMFEAYIETQLAPTLEPGDVVILDNLSAHKSPRAERIIQDRGAFMLFLPPYSPDLNPIEMAFSKLKAHLRKTAARTIQDLWDAIGRICDLYEPQECRNFFKAAGYEPV; from the exons ATGACTCGACCTTTATCCGTAGATCTGCGCGACCGTGTTGCGCGATATGTTCTGGCTGGCCATTCGCGCCGACAGGCGGCCAGTGTCTTCAATATCTCGGTGAGCTCGGCGGTACGCTATGTGGCGCAATATCTGTCGAGTGGGACGGTGGCGCCAAAGCGGCAAGGCGGTGATCGGCGCAGTAAATTGGGCGACCATCGGGCCTATGTGCTGCTGCGTGTTAAGCAGGTTCCGGATATCTCGCTGGCCGATTTAACCAAAGAACTGGCCGAGCGGGGCGTTCAAATCCATCTTTCCAACCTTGCCCGGTTTCTCCGGGCACAGGGGCTGACCTATAA AAAAAAAACTTTGGTCGCGTCCGAGCAGATGAGGCCGGACGTCCGGTTGCTGCGCGAGGAGTGGATTAAAGGCCGCCAACCGCTGATGCGGCGTCAGGCCCATCGCCTGGTGTTCCTCGACGAGACCGGAACCAATACCAAAATGACCCGTCTGCGGGGCCGCTCACCCAAAGGGGCGCGGTTGAAAGCCGCTGTGCCCTTCGGACATTGGAAGACGGAAACATTCATCGCCGGGCTGCGTCATGATGGCTTGGTGGCGCCCTTTGTCATCAATTGCCCGATGAACCGGAAGATGTTCGAGGCCTATATCGAGACCCAACTGGCCCCAACCCTGGAGCCGGGCGACGTCGTGATCCTCGACAATCTCTCAGCTCACAAAAGTCCTCGGGCAGAACGGATCATCCAAGATCGTGGTGCCTTCATGCTGTTCTTGCCGCCGTATTCCCCCGACCTCAATCCCATCGAAATGGCCTTCTCGAAGCTCAAGGCACACCTCAGAAAAACGGCTGCCAGGACCATTCAGGACCTATGGGACGCCATCGGCCGAATCTGCGATCTCTACGAACCTCAAGAGTGCCGAAATTTCTTCAAGGCTGCCGGATATGAACCAGTGTGA
- a CDS encoding DUF3572 domain-containing protein, with protein sequence MSQAVVLNPPVSFGEVMMDPFKEYVPKAKQVTVRLTPGDAETVALQAVAWIVADDEMRDRFIAVTGCSGDDLRQRIDQSAFLGSVLDFVLSDERSLLDFAEHAGLPPELPMMARVKLP encoded by the coding sequence GTGTCGCAAGCGGTGGTGCTCAACCCGCCGGTCAGCTTCGGGGAGGTAATGATGGACCCGTTCAAAGAATACGTTCCAAAGGCAAAGCAGGTCACCGTCAGGCTGACCCCGGGTGACGCTGAAACCGTCGCTCTTCAGGCTGTGGCATGGATTGTGGCAGACGACGAGATGCGGGACCGGTTCATTGCTGTCACCGGCTGCAGTGGTGATGACCTCCGTCAGCGCATCGACCAGTCGGCATTCCTGGGTTCGGTGCTGGACTTCGTGCTGTCTGATGAACGGTCGCTGTTGGATTTTGCGGAGCATGCGGGATTGCCGCCGGAACTGCCGATGATGGCGCGTGTGAAACTGCCATGA
- a CDS encoding YfbR-like 5'-deoxynucleotidase has product MLSGRRLDILDPSPLDIEIEDIALGLSRLARWNGQTHGEHGYSVAQHSILVTELVATDQPTAPIHCLLAALLHDGPEFVTSDLVTPFKRAIGQAYVELETRMAAAIHSAFGLPATLPHEWSDAVNRADRLAAFLEAIHVAGFDELEARRLFGW; this is encoded by the coding sequence ATGTTATCGGGGCGTCGCCTGGATATCTTGGACCCAAGCCCTCTGGACATTGAGATCGAGGACATCGCGCTGGGACTGTCCAGGCTGGCCCGCTGGAATGGTCAGACTCATGGGGAGCACGGGTATTCAGTGGCCCAGCATTCCATCTTGGTAACGGAACTCGTCGCCACGGATCAGCCAACTGCACCAATCCATTGCCTGCTTGCCGCCTTACTTCATGACGGCCCTGAGTTCGTAACCTCTGACCTCGTAACCCCATTTAAGAGGGCTATAGGGCAAGCGTATGTCGAGCTTGAAACACGGATGGCGGCAGCCATCCATTCAGCGTTCGGCCTGCCGGCCACGCTCCCCCATGAATGGAGTGATGCTGTTAATCGCGCCGATCGTCTTGCCGCTTTCCTAGAGGCGATCCACGTGGCCGGTTTCGATGAGCTTGAGGCGCGCCGGTTATTCGGATGGTGA
- a CDS encoding YafY family protein has protein sequence MTNLVMGREMRYEKADNLLQLALELQAARSGLSLADIEEKFRVGRRTAMRMRDAAMRNFPQMEEVDTGERTKRWRLPSGTVDRLVAFTAEELAAIEGAINLFERDNREDEAAELATLGAKLRALLKPDVARKVEPDLEALLEAEGLAMRPGPRPRIEISVVGDLRQAIKACVKVKLQYRNRKTKKVNERLVHPYGFLHGHRNYLVAFHENLKANNVVLFALPHIEGLEVTDEPFTREPDFSLDQYAARSFGLFQGEPFKTVWKFSPEAADDAEEFIFHPSQQIERQPDGSLLVTLHAASDLEMAWHLYAWGDKVEVLEPKGLAEIVHGQRMSWGATP, from the coding sequence ATGACCAATTTGGTCATGGGGCGGGAAATGCGTTACGAGAAGGCAGATAACCTTTTGCAGTTGGCCCTGGAACTCCAAGCGGCCCGGAGTGGCCTTTCGCTCGCCGATATTGAGGAAAAGTTCAGAGTTGGTCGGCGGACAGCCATGCGCATGCGCGATGCCGCGATGAGAAACTTTCCTCAAATGGAAGAAGTGGATACGGGCGAGCGGACGAAGCGGTGGCGGCTTCCCTCAGGAACCGTGGATCGCCTGGTTGCTTTCACCGCCGAGGAGTTGGCTGCCATTGAGGGTGCAATCAACTTGTTCGAACGGGATAACCGTGAGGACGAGGCCGCTGAATTGGCGACCCTTGGAGCCAAATTGCGGGCCTTGCTCAAACCGGATGTGGCTCGAAAGGTTGAGCCTGACCTTGAAGCTTTGCTTGAGGCAGAAGGGTTGGCGATGCGCCCCGGCCCACGTCCACGCATTGAAATCAGCGTGGTGGGAGATTTACGGCAAGCCATCAAAGCGTGTGTGAAGGTCAAACTTCAGTACCGAAACCGCAAGACCAAGAAGGTCAACGAGCGGTTGGTCCATCCCTACGGGTTCCTCCACGGGCACCGGAACTACCTCGTCGCGTTCCATGAAAATCTAAAAGCTAACAACGTGGTCTTGTTCGCTCTCCCGCATATCGAAGGCCTGGAAGTGACAGATGAGCCGTTCACTCGCGAGCCTGATTTTTCCCTCGACCAATATGCAGCCCGATCGTTTGGCCTCTTCCAGGGCGAGCCATTCAAGACAGTTTGGAAATTTTCTCCTGAAGCCGCCGATGATGCTGAGGAGTTCATTTTCCACCCGTCCCAACAGATTGAACGCCAACCGGACGGCTCCCTGCTGGTGACCCTTCATGCAGCTTCAGACTTGGAAATGGCATGGCACCTCTATGCTTGGGGCGACAAGGTGGAGGTGCTGGAACCCAAAGGCTTAGCGGAGATCGTTCACGGTCAAAGAATGTCATGGGGAGCGACGCCATAG
- a CDS encoding plasmid partitioning protein RepB C-terminal domain-containing protein — protein sequence MPDPVNSAFETRLVTLPLTAILPLHQVSTAQRQSTKFKIIATSIAEVGVIEPLVVARPKQGQDRYLLLDGHLRLAVLMDRGEQEVRCLISSDDESYTYNKRINRLATIQEHYMISRAIDDGVPEEKIAKTFDIDVKQVKRRRALLDGICSEVVEMLKDKSINPKTIETLKKMKPGRQIEAAELMIAAGNFTSSYARALLAATRQHDLVRPDRPKQVGGITPEQMARMEREMETLQQDFKAVEASYGDDVLQLVIATGYLSKLITNPEIETYLMKNHPELLEEFRVIVSVSSLDQSVPTI from the coding sequence ATGCCTGATCCGGTCAATTCTGCGTTTGAAACCCGGCTGGTTACCTTGCCACTGACCGCCATTCTCCCGTTGCACCAGGTATCGACTGCACAGCGGCAGTCCACGAAGTTCAAGATCATTGCCACGTCCATTGCGGAGGTTGGGGTTATCGAGCCCCTGGTCGTCGCCCGCCCCAAGCAAGGTCAGGATCGGTATCTACTCTTGGACGGGCACTTGCGTTTGGCGGTGCTAATGGATCGGGGTGAGCAGGAGGTTCGCTGCCTGATTTCGAGCGATGACGAATCCTACACCTACAACAAGCGGATCAACCGGCTGGCCACGATTCAAGAGCACTACATGATTTCCCGCGCCATCGATGACGGTGTCCCGGAGGAGAAGATCGCCAAGACCTTTGATATCGATGTGAAGCAGGTAAAGCGACGGCGGGCATTACTCGATGGGATTTGCTCAGAGGTTGTGGAGATGCTCAAGGATAAGTCCATCAATCCGAAAACCATCGAAACCCTGAAGAAGATGAAACCAGGCAGGCAGATCGAAGCCGCCGAGTTGATGATCGCGGCCGGCAATTTCACGTCCAGCTATGCCAGAGCCTTGCTTGCCGCCACCCGTCAGCACGATCTGGTGCGGCCGGATCGTCCGAAGCAGGTGGGCGGCATCACGCCAGAACAGATGGCGCGGATGGAACGGGAAATGGAAACCCTTCAGCAGGATTTCAAAGCGGTGGAAGCGTCCTACGGCGATGACGTCCTGCAATTGGTCATCGCCACGGGCTACCTATCCAAGCTGATCACCAACCCGGAGATCGAGACATATCTGATGAAAAACCATCCGGAACTGCTGGAGGAATTCCGAGTGATCGTGTCGGTTTCATCCTTGGATCAATCGGTGCCGACCATATAG
- a CDS encoding plasmid partitioning protein RepB C-terminal domain-containing protein, translating to MSDEIHMVPVESIAVLNPRVRNKRIFQELVTSIARLGLKKPITISLRGDGSGYDLVCGQGRLEAFIALGQKRIPALVIQASREDCFVMSLVENLARRHRTPMELLREIGSLKERGYGVTEIATKTGFSHDYISSICFLLDHGEKRLLAAVERGVMPHGIAMEIARAKDADVQQALADAYESGTLPGNQLVAIRRIIEQRNQSGKRMQMVGGHRSLKQVTADALVRAYRKETERQKVLIKKATLTQSRLIFLVNALRRLLADTNFVTLLRAESMHTMPRPLLERLGGTGV from the coding sequence ATGAGCGACGAGATCCATATGGTTCCCGTGGAATCGATTGCGGTCCTGAACCCACGGGTGCGCAACAAGCGGATTTTCCAGGAACTGGTCACCAGCATCGCCCGTCTGGGCCTGAAAAAGCCGATCACCATCAGCCTGCGTGGGGATGGATCAGGCTACGATTTGGTGTGCGGCCAGGGGCGCTTGGAAGCGTTTATTGCCCTGGGGCAGAAGAGAATCCCCGCCTTGGTCATTCAGGCCTCCAGGGAAGATTGCTTCGTCATGTCTCTGGTAGAGAACCTCGCTCGCCGGCATCGCACCCCAATGGAACTACTTCGGGAAATTGGCTCTCTGAAAGAGCGGGGTTACGGCGTCACGGAAATCGCCACCAAGACCGGCTTCAGCCATGATTACATCTCTTCCATCTGCTTCCTGTTGGATCATGGCGAGAAGCGGCTGTTGGCTGCTGTCGAAAGAGGGGTGATGCCACACGGCATCGCCATGGAAATTGCTCGGGCCAAAGACGCGGATGTCCAGCAGGCCCTTGCCGACGCCTATGAAAGCGGAACCCTCCCTGGCAATCAGCTGGTGGCGATCCGCCGCATCATTGAGCAGCGCAATCAGAGTGGCAAACGGATGCAGATGGTTGGCGGCCACCGCTCGCTGAAGCAGGTCACCGCCGATGCGTTGGTTCGGGCCTATCGCAAGGAAACTGAGCGGCAGAAGGTGCTCATCAAGAAGGCCACCCTGACCCAGAGCCGGCTGATATTCCTCGTCAATGCGCTGCGTCGGCTCCTGGCTGACACCAATTTCGTGACGTTGCTGCGGGCTGAATCGATGCACACCATGCCCCGCCCCCTTCTGGAGCGATTGGGTGGGACCGGAGTTTGA
- a CDS encoding recombinase family protein: MIRAAEYVRMSTEHQQYSTENQSDAIRQYAARRGYTIVRTYADEGKSGLRLDGRDALKQLLGDVQTGKADYSVILVYDVSRWGRFQDADEAAHNEFVCRRAGIDVQYCAEPFENDGSFGSDIQKMLKRKMAGEYSRELSTKVFAGQCRLIEHGFRQGGPPGFGLRRSLIDQAGTPKGELERGEHKSIQTDRVVLVLGPPEEVETVKWMYRAFIEDGKPEREIAAILNRRGISTDLGRPWTRGTVHQVLINEKYVGNNVWNRISFKLKKKRIKNGPDRLVRADGVFDAIVDLATFLAAQAIIRQRSIRLTDEEMLAGLRGLFEERGVLSGLVIDEKENFPSSSAFRTRFGSLLRAYELVGYSPGRDYRYIEINRSLRRMHPNILAEITSEIERLSGSVICDPATDLLTVNGEFTASIVIVRCMTLPTGGLRWKMRFDTGLRPDITIAIRMDADNQHPLDYYLLPRVDVAPGAVRLKEDNSFYWDAYRFETIDHFIWLASRASIRSAA, from the coding sequence ATGATCCGTGCGGCGGAATACGTCCGCATGTCTACGGAGCATCAGCAGTATTCGACCGAGAACCAGTCCGATGCGATCCGTCAATACGCGGCCCGGCGGGGCTATACGATCGTCCGGACTTACGCTGATGAGGGTAAGAGTGGCCTACGACTGGACGGGCGGGACGCCCTGAAACAGTTGCTGGGCGATGTCCAAACCGGGAAGGCCGATTATTCGGTGATCCTCGTCTATGACGTCAGTCGCTGGGGCCGGTTCCAGGATGCGGACGAGGCCGCCCATAACGAGTTTGTCTGTCGGCGAGCCGGGATCGACGTCCAGTACTGCGCCGAGCCGTTCGAAAACGATGGCAGCTTTGGCTCCGACATCCAGAAGATGCTCAAACGCAAGATGGCCGGCGAGTACAGCCGTGAGCTATCGACCAAGGTGTTTGCCGGCCAATGCCGCCTGATCGAACACGGTTTTCGCCAGGGTGGACCACCTGGATTCGGTTTGCGGCGGAGCCTCATTGATCAAGCAGGAACACCCAAAGGCGAATTGGAGCGGGGGGAGCACAAAAGCATCCAGACAGACCGCGTCGTCTTGGTGCTGGGGCCGCCGGAAGAGGTCGAAACGGTCAAGTGGATGTACCGTGCCTTCATTGAGGATGGCAAACCCGAACGGGAAATCGCAGCCATCCTCAACCGGCGAGGCATATCGACCGACTTGGGTCGTCCCTGGACCAGGGGCACGGTGCATCAGGTGCTGATCAACGAAAAATACGTTGGCAACAACGTTTGGAACCGCATCTCCTTCAAGCTGAAGAAGAAGCGGATCAAGAACGGCCCGGACAGGCTCGTCCGTGCGGATGGTGTGTTTGACGCCATCGTTGATCTGGCGACTTTCCTGGCGGCCCAAGCGATCATTCGTCAACGCTCGATCCGCCTCACCGATGAAGAAATGCTAGCTGGCCTGCGGGGCTTGTTCGAGGAACGAGGTGTCCTCTCGGGATTGGTGATCGATGAGAAAGAGAATTTTCCCTCCAGTTCGGCCTTCCGGACCCGGTTCGGCAGCCTACTTCGCGCCTATGAACTGGTGGGCTACTCGCCTGGCCGGGACTACCGCTACATTGAGATCAATCGCTCCCTGCGCCGGATGCATCCCAACATCCTGGCCGAGATCACCTCGGAGATCGAAAGGCTGAGCGGTAGCGTGATCTGTGATCCTGCCACTGACTTGCTGACGGTGAACGGGGAGTTCACCGCCTCGATAGTGATCGTTCGGTGCATGACGTTGCCTACGGGTGGTCTGCGCTGGAAAATGCGCTTCGACACCGGGCTTCGACCCGACATCACCATCGCCATCCGCATGGATGCCGATAATCAGCACCCGTTGGACTACTACCTTCTCCCTCGTGTTGACGTTGCCCCCGGGGCCGTCCGCCTGAAAGAGGACAACAGTTTCTACTGGGACGCCTACCGCTTCGAGACCATCGACCACTTTATCTGGTTGGCGTCCCGGGCCAGCATCAGGAGTGCGGCATGA
- a CDS encoding XRE family transcriptional regulator: MSLPEKGTKVPSSGVDSGGILDLSNAIANAIRDELRGRRSQVKIVARWTGASERAVKKWLAGETIPNGQHLVALMSHSELVTWVVLAAAGRVKPPS, from the coding sequence ATGTCTTTGCCGGAAAAGGGCACAAAAGTGCCCTCTTCAGGTGTTGACAGTGGCGGAATCCTTGATCTTTCCAATGCCATCGCCAACGCAATTCGGGACGAACTGAGAGGGAGGCGCTCCCAGGTCAAAATCGTCGCTCGCTGGACTGGCGCCAGTGAACGTGCCGTCAAGAAATGGCTGGCGGGGGAGACTATTCCGAATGGTCAGCATCTAGTGGCACTGATGAGCCATTCTGAACTCGTGACTTGGGTGGTATTGGCTGCCGCGGGGCGCGTCAAGCCACCCTCATAA
- a CDS encoding DUF5343 domain-containing protein, whose product MAGESNSSTAIEENDAQGGTQSRRKIQGGLPYTLSPGVLTRVLEKLPISEKPSIFTQDFLGTVLGATGGSARPIIPILKATGLLNQSGSPTELYSQFQTEGGRAKAAELALKTGFVEIFKRNQFAHRADEKAIIDLIVAVTGLPKGDRIVRGIYTTFEAFQTYAKSAREDVGPVPQAETNSPELNSPRHEEGVQRTTPKLGLAYNINVVLPETTNVDVYNAIFKSLRSNLLQ is encoded by the coding sequence GTGGCCGGAGAAAGCAACTCAAGCACAGCAATTGAGGAAAATGATGCGCAAGGTGGGACGCAATCGCGCCGTAAGATTCAAGGCGGATTGCCGTACACGCTATCTCCCGGCGTTCTGACGCGAGTGCTTGAGAAGCTCCCCATCAGTGAAAAACCCAGCATCTTCACCCAAGACTTTCTTGGCACTGTTTTAGGCGCAACGGGCGGCTCTGCGCGACCCATTATCCCCATACTCAAAGCAACTGGTTTGTTGAATCAAAGTGGATCGCCTACCGAACTCTACTCACAGTTCCAAACAGAAGGAGGGAGGGCAAAGGCTGCCGAGTTGGCTCTAAAGACCGGGTTTGTCGAGATTTTCAAACGAAACCAGTTCGCTCATCGAGCCGATGAGAAGGCGATCATTGACCTCATCGTAGCTGTAACGGGGCTACCAAAAGGCGACAGAATTGTCAGAGGCATATACACCACATTTGAAGCGTTTCAGACGTACGCAAAGTCAGCGAGAGAAGATGTCGGTCCAGTGCCTCAAGCAGAGACCAACTCACCAGAGCTCAATTCACCGCGACATGAGGAAGGCGTTCAGCGAACTACCCCGAAGTTGGGTCTTGCGTATAACATCAATGTGGTTCTCCCAGAGACCACAAACGTTGATGTCTATAACGCAATCTTCAAAAGCCTAAGGAGCAATCTGCTTCAATGA
- a CDS encoding IS5 family transposase (programmed frameshift): MWTKDNRRLYERSGLRYPSDLTDEEWSLVAPLIPPAKRGGRQRTVDLREVVNGIFYVLMTGCQWRALPTDLPPKSTVHEYLGLWEWDGTLARLHHALFIEVRELSGKEASPTAAIIDSQSVKGAGKRGARIDPSGYDAGKKVKGKKRHIVVDTLGLILAAHVQPADVQDRDGGLPVLKEVRRLFPFIVRVFADGGYQGAATAAAVRALGAWHLEIVKRSDTAKGFEVLPKRWIVERTFGWLGRCRRLAKDFENLARMALAFLRLAMIRLMLRRIARHRKS, from the exons ATGTGGACCAAGGACAACCGACGGCTCTATGAGCGGAGCGGACTTCGCTATCCAAGTGATCTGACGGATGAGGAATGGTCGCTGGTGGCGCCGCTGATCCCACCGGCAAAGCGCGGCGGGCGCCAGCGAACGGTGGATCTTCGTGAAGTGGTGAATGGGATCTTCTACGTGTTGATGACCGGTTGCCAGTGGCGAGCATTGCCCACGGACCTGCCGCCCAAAAGCACGGTGCATGAATATCTTGGGCTGTGGGAATGGGATGGCACGCTGGCACGCCTCCATCACGCCCTGTTCATCGAGGTGCGGGAACTCTCCGGCAAAGAAGCCAGCCCGACGGCGGCGATCATAGACAGCCAGAGCGTCAAGGGCGCGG GAAAAAGGGGGGCGCGGATTGATCCATCGGGCTACGACGCTGGGAAGAAGGTCAAAGGCAAGAAGCGGCACATCGTCGTCGATACGCTTGGCTTGATCCTCGCGGCTCATGTCCAACCGGCCGATGTCCAGGATCGTGATGGCGGATTGCCGGTCCTCAAGGAGGTCCGGCGCCTCTTCCCCTTCATCGTTCGGGTGTTCGCTGATGGCGGCTACCAGGGGGCCGCCACCGCGGCAGCCGTCCGCGCACTCGGGGCGTGGCACCTGGAAATCGTCAAACGCTCCGACACCGCCAAGGGGTTCGAAGTTCTGCCAAAGCGGTGGATCGTTGAGCGCACCTTCGGGTGGCTGGGGCGTTGTCGCCGTCTCGCCAAGGACTTCGAGAATCTCGCCAGGATGGCGCTGGCGTTTCTTCGCCTCGCCATGATCCGCCTCATGCTGCGAAGGATAGCAAGACACCGGAAATCATAG
- a CDS encoding Swt1 family HEPN domain-containing protein: MTEYGEADTAADDDLIRDKLEPYIRQFDLANRKNAAKMARYYQIFYMLENDIRQLIIETLESAHGPNWWETKAPQGVRDEAKKNRSREEQAAVSPRSDDEIDYITFGQLWDVIRENWTDFAGIMSNQSAVGRVLSGLNMLRGTIAHCGVLAEDEVDRLKLAIRDWFRVLEGPKA, translated from the coding sequence TTGACTGAGTACGGAGAGGCGGACACAGCCGCCGATGATGATCTGATCCGCGACAAGCTTGAGCCATACATTAGGCAGTTTGACTTGGCGAACCGCAAGAACGCCGCCAAGATGGCCCGCTACTATCAGATCTTTTACATGCTTGAGAATGACATCAGGCAACTTATAATCGAAACCCTCGAGAGCGCTCACGGCCCGAATTGGTGGGAGACGAAGGCGCCTCAGGGAGTGAGGGATGAGGCGAAGAAGAACAGAAGCAGAGAAGAACAGGCGGCAGTAAGTCCGCGATCTGATGACGAAATCGACTACATAACCTTTGGACAGCTATGGGATGTCATTCGAGAAAACTGGACTGACTTTGCTGGTATTATGAGCAACCAGTCTGCCGTTGGGCGGGTTCTCTCCGGGCTTAACATGCTTCGCGGGACAATCGCCCATTGCGGTGTCTTGGCCGAAGATGAGGTTGACCGGCTGAAGTTGGCAATCCGGGATTGGTTCCGGGTTCTCGAGGGGCCGAAGGCGTAA
- the pxpB gene encoding 5-oxoprolinase subunit PxpB — protein METLRITDVGDTAFSVEFGDSVDPAASARVTGLRHAVAEACRAGRLAGLVETVPTFRSLLVQYDPLATCRAELEAEIRAIAGTSGTAPEAAGRLWEIPVCYDADLGEDLGEIAASRGLSRDEAVGLHTGAEFFVYMLGFMPGFAYMGGLPEALRLKRRASPRLKVPPGSVAVADALCAVYPWESPGGWHLIGRTPLKVFDLERDPPSLLAAGDRVRFKAIDRPTFESLRNGGSSHG, from the coding sequence ATGGAGACATTGCGCATCACCGATGTGGGCGACACCGCCTTCAGCGTCGAATTCGGCGATTCGGTCGATCCGGCCGCCAGCGCCCGGGTCACCGGGCTGCGCCATGCCGTGGCCGAGGCTTGCCGGGCGGGGAGGCTGGCGGGGCTGGTGGAGACGGTTCCCACCTTCCGCTCGCTGCTGGTGCAGTACGATCCGCTGGCGACCTGCCGCGCCGAACTCGAGGCCGAGATCCGCGCCATCGCCGGCACCAGCGGGACGGCGCCCGAGGCCGCCGGCCGCCTGTGGGAGATTCCCGTCTGCTACGATGCCGATCTGGGCGAGGATCTGGGGGAGATCGCGGCATCGCGCGGCCTGTCCAGGGACGAGGCCGTCGGTCTGCACACCGGGGCCGAGTTCTTCGTCTACATGCTGGGCTTCATGCCGGGCTTCGCCTATATGGGCGGGCTGCCCGAGGCGCTGCGCCTGAAGCGGCGGGCCTCGCCCCGGCTCAAGGTGCCGCCGGGCTCGGTGGCGGTGGCCGATGCCTTGTGCGCGGTCTATCCCTGGGAAAGCCCCGGCGGCTGGCACCTGATCGGACGGACGCCGCTCAAGGTGTTCGACCTGGAGCGCGATCCGCCCAGCCTGCTGGCGGCCGGCGACCGGGTGCGGTTCAAGGCCATCGACCGCCCGACCTTCGAGTCCCTGCGCAACGGGGGATCGTCCCATGGCTGA